One genomic segment of Panicum virgatum strain AP13 chromosome 2N, P.virgatum_v5, whole genome shotgun sequence includes these proteins:
- the LOC120658380 gene encoding mitochondrial amidoxime reducing component 2-like, translating into MAMEKAASFLSTLLGGGDGEAAATVKSVLIYPIKSCRGIAVPQAPITSTGFRWDRQWLVVNAKGRAYTQRVEPKLALVQVELPPEAFTEDCQPTADDHMVIRAPGMEPLKIPLAAEHATIDDVSVWEWSGSAFDEGAEVAEWFSTYFEKPSRLVRFKEASETRPTNPDYAQGYKIMFTDCFPFLIASQGSLDALNEILKEPVPMNRFRPNILVDGCQPYSEDLWKTIKINNLTFQGVKLCNRCKVPTIDQDNGISGTEPTETLLTFRSDEVLRPSHKNKRQVYFGQNLVCKESLSGNNKGKIIKVGNPVYVLQTFTSSNEAPA; encoded by the exons ATGGCCATGGAGAAGgccgcctccttcctctccaccctcctcggcggcggcgatggggaggcggcggcgacggtgaagTCCGTCCTGATATACCCCATCAAGTCCTGCCGGGGCATCGCCGTGCCCCAGGCCCCCATCACCTCCACTG GGTTCCGGTGGGATCGGCAGTGGTTGGTGGTGAACGCCAAGGGGCGAGCCTACACCCAGCGGGTGGAGCCCAAGCTCGCGCTCGTCCAGGTGGAGCTGCCGCCGGAGGCCTTCACCGAGGACTGTCAACCCACGGCCGACGACCACATGG TAATCAGAGCACCCGGAATGGAACCATTGAAGATCCCTCTCGCTGCGGAACACGCCACAATCGATGACGTCTCTGTGTGGGAGTGGTCTGGCTCTGCGTTTGATGAAGGAGCTGAAGTGGCCGAATGGTTCTCCACTTACTTTGAGAAGCCAAGTCGACTGGTGCGCTTCAAAGAAG CGTCGGAAACTAGACCGACCAATCCTGATTATGCCCAAGGATACAAGATCATGTTTACAGATTGCTTCCCGTTTCTGATAGCCTCTCAG GGCTCACTGGATGCACTAAATGAGATTCTTAAAGAACCTGTACCAATGAACCGTTTCAGACCAAA tattTTAGTGGATGGATGCCAACCATACTCAGAGGATCTATGGAAAACCATAAAGATAAACAACCTAACATTTCAAGGTGTGAAGTTATGCAACCGTTGTAAA GTACCAACCATTGATCAAGACAATGGAATATCTGGCACCGAACCAACTGAAACTTTACTAACATTTCGGTCTGACGAAGTGCTGCGTCCAAGCCACAAAAATAAACGACAG GTGTACTTTGGTCAGAATTTAGTCTGCAAGGAATCTCTATCAGGAAACAACAAAGGAAAGATAATCAAGGTTGGCAATCCAGTTTATGTTTTGCAGACATTCACTTCTTCTAATGAAGCCCCAGCCTGA
- the LOC120658360 gene encoding extensin-like — protein sequence MGEITACLRPLRLLFVAFAFVARCGGARMLRPEEELRGRHYHHSSSDPYYSTPVMPPYGDVFGPPNPPPPPGSPNCGLTPNAPPPPSATTVPAPAFVYSSPPPPEPDYYYPPPYISPSPPPTETPPLPPIVYPSPPEVAPYPSPPEVAPNPPEIAPSPPEIAPYPSPPEVSPSPPEIAPYPSPPEISPSPPEIVPSPPSYEPSPPSYEPTPPSIVPSPPEYAPEPPTYVPSPPAYYAPEPPAYVPSPPEYAPEPPTYEPSPPIYAPYPPGIVPGPPENAPEPPGSVPSPGGSFMPPVVFPPPFATPSPGTVGSEWCVAKPSVPGPIVQQAMDYACGSGADCDSIQPSGPCFHPDSMVSHASFAFNSYWQRTKANGATCDFGGTAMLITKEPSYDGCHYILM from the exons ATGGGGGAGATCACAGCGTGCCTGCGCCCGCTGCGCCTGCTCTTCGTCGCCTTCGCCTTCGTCGCGCGATGCG GAGGAGCAAGAATGCTGAGACCAGAGGAGGAGCTGCGAGGGCGTCACTACCACCACTCTTCCTCTGACCCCTACTACAGCACGCCGGTGATGCCTCCCTACGGCGACGTGTTCGGGCCACCaaacccacctcctcctcccggctCTCCCAACTGCGGCCTCACCccgaacgcgccgccgccgccgtcggcgaccACCGTCCCGGCGCCGGCCTTCGTCTactcgtccccgccgccgccggagccggactACTACTACCCTCCACCGTACATCAGCCCAAGCCCACCTCCCACGGagacgccgccgctcccgcccaTCGTCTACCCAAGCCCACCAGAGGTCGCGCCGTATCCCAGCCCACCGGAGGTCGCGCCCAATCCGCCGGAGATCGCGCCCAGTCCGCCGGAGATCGCGCCGTACCCGAGCCCGCCGGAGGTGTCCCCAAGCCCACCAGAAATCGCACCGTATCCGAGTCCACCGGAGATCTCCCCGAGCCCACCGGAAATCGTCCCAAGCCCACCTAGTTACGAACCCAGCCCGCCCAGCTACGAGCCAACGCCACCGAGCATTGTGCCGAGCCCGCCGGAGTACGCGCCGGAGCCACCAACCTACGTCCCGAGCCCCCCGGCATACTACGCGCCGGAGCCGCCAGCATACGTGCCGAGCCCGCCTGAGTACGCACCAGAGCCGCCGACGTACGAGCCGAGCCCGCCGATCTACGCACCGTACCCTCCGGGGATCGTGCCGGGCCCGCCGGAGAACGCGCCGGAGCCGCCAGGGTCCGTCCCCTCACCCGGGGGCAGCTTCATGCCGCCGGTGGTGTTCCCGCCCCCGTTCgcgacgccgtcgccggggaCGGTGGGCTCGGAGTGGTGCGTGGCGAAGCCGTCGGTGCCGGGCCCCATCGTGCAGCAGGCCATGGACTACGCGTGCGGCTCGGGGGCGGACTGCGACTCCATCCAGCCGTCGGGCCCGTGCTTCCATCCGGACAGCATGGTGTCGCACGCCTCCTTCGCCTTCAACAGCTACTGGCAGCGCACCAAGGCCAACGGCGCCACCTGCGACTTCGGCGGCACCGCCATGCTCATCACCAAGGAGCCAA gCTACGATGGATGCCATTACATTTTGATGTGA
- the LOC120658374 gene encoding protein SUPPRESSOR OF FRI 4-like isoform X1 yields the protein MGKKKKRVEKVFCYYCDREFDDEKILVQHQKAKHFKCHVCHKKLSTASGMAIHVLQVHKESVTKVPNAKPDRESTDIEIFGMQGIPAHVLVAHYGEEEDPSAKVAKVEVPQVRPVIMPNSLGMAFPPRPAYGVAPPIYNPALNPSMARPPIWPTPPAQAWYPQQVAYPQQPPVSVAPVVAGLPPQQPLFPIQNVPTPMTSAPANMLQTSFPMAPPGVPSPVAPQVSQPLFPVNTSVVNGAASSPFVASVAPGTIPASSPAAVGYGANNQGTGGPAVGSSPAVSNNKTPGTQPATNEVYLVWDDEAMSMEERRLSLPKYQVHDETSQMNSVDAAIDRRISESRLAGRMAL from the exons atggggaagaagaagaagcgcgtGGAGAAGGTCTTCTGCTACTACTGCGACCGCGAGTTCGACGACGAGAAGATCCTCGTCCAGCACCAGAAGGCCAAGCACTTCAAGTGCCACGTCTGCCACAAGAAGCTCTCCACCGCCTCCGGCATGGCCATACACGTCCTCCAAGTCCACAAGGAGTCTGTCACGAA GGTTCCTAATGCGAAGCCTGATAGGGAGTCAACGGATATTGAGATCTTTGGAATGCAAGGAATCCCTGCACATGTATTGGTTGCTCACTATGGCGAAG AGGAAGATCCTTCAGCGAAGGTAGCCAAAGTAGAAGTGCCACAGGTAAGGCCTGTTATTATGCCTAATTCGCTAGGCATGGCATTTCCTCCACGACCAGCTTATGGTGTAGCACCTCCAAT CTATAATCCTGCACTGAATCCTTCGATGGCCCGACCTCCGATTTGGCCTACTCCACCAGCACAAGCTTGGTATCCACAACAAGTAGCATACCCACAACAACCACCAGTTTCAGTTGCTCCAGTAGTTGCTGGGCTGCCACCACAACAGCCACTATTTCCTATTCAGAatgtgcctactcctatgaCATCAGCACCTGCTAATATGCTTCAGACATCGTTTCCTATGGCTCCTCCAGGAGTACCTTCACCTGTTGCCCCTCAGGTTTCCCAGCCTTTGTTTCCTGTTAACACTTCCGTTGTCAATGGAGCTGCAAGTTCCCCATTTGTAGCATCTGTTGCACCTGGAACCATCCCGGCAAGCTCTCCTGCAGCAGTTGGATATGGAGCCAATAACCAAG GCACTGGTGGTCCAGCAGTTGGATCTTCACCTGCAGTATCCAATAACAAAACGCCTGGTACCCAGCCAGCTACAAATGAGGTCTATCTGGTGTGGGATGATGAAGCAATGTCAATG GAAGAAAGAAGGTTGTCGTTGCCCAAGTATCAGGTGCATGATGAAACTAGCCAG ATGAACTCAGTTGACGCAGCAATTGATCGAAGAATATCAGAAAGTCGGCTAGCAGGACGCATGGCCCTATGA
- the LOC120658374 gene encoding protein SUPPRESSOR OF FRI 4-like isoform X2, translating into MGKKKKRVEKVFCYYCDREFDDEKILVQHQKAKHFKCHVCHKKLSTASGMAIHVLQVHKESVTKVPNAKPDRESTDIEIFGMQGIPAHVLVAHYGEEEDPSAKVAKVEVPQVRPVIMPNSLGMAFPPRPAYGVAPPIYNPALNPSMARPPIWPTPPAQAWYPQQVAYPQQPPVSVAPVVAGLPPQQPLFPIQNVPTPMTSAPANMLQTSFPMAPPGVPSPVAPQVSQPLFPVNTSVVNGAASSPFVASVAPGTIPASSPAAVGYGANNQGTGGPAVGSSPAVSNNKTPGTQPATNEVYLVWDDEAMSMEERRLSLPKYQVHDETSQQN; encoded by the exons atggggaagaagaagaagcgcgtGGAGAAGGTCTTCTGCTACTACTGCGACCGCGAGTTCGACGACGAGAAGATCCTCGTCCAGCACCAGAAGGCCAAGCACTTCAAGTGCCACGTCTGCCACAAGAAGCTCTCCACCGCCTCCGGCATGGCCATACACGTCCTCCAAGTCCACAAGGAGTCTGTCACGAA GGTTCCTAATGCGAAGCCTGATAGGGAGTCAACGGATATTGAGATCTTTGGAATGCAAGGAATCCCTGCACATGTATTGGTTGCTCACTATGGCGAAG AGGAAGATCCTTCAGCGAAGGTAGCCAAAGTAGAAGTGCCACAGGTAAGGCCTGTTATTATGCCTAATTCGCTAGGCATGGCATTTCCTCCACGACCAGCTTATGGTGTAGCACCTCCAAT CTATAATCCTGCACTGAATCCTTCGATGGCCCGACCTCCGATTTGGCCTACTCCACCAGCACAAGCTTGGTATCCACAACAAGTAGCATACCCACAACAACCACCAGTTTCAGTTGCTCCAGTAGTTGCTGGGCTGCCACCACAACAGCCACTATTTCCTATTCAGAatgtgcctactcctatgaCATCAGCACCTGCTAATATGCTTCAGACATCGTTTCCTATGGCTCCTCCAGGAGTACCTTCACCTGTTGCCCCTCAGGTTTCCCAGCCTTTGTTTCCTGTTAACACTTCCGTTGTCAATGGAGCTGCAAGTTCCCCATTTGTAGCATCTGTTGCACCTGGAACCATCCCGGCAAGCTCTCCTGCAGCAGTTGGATATGGAGCCAATAACCAAG GCACTGGTGGTCCAGCAGTTGGATCTTCACCTGCAGTATCCAATAACAAAACGCCTGGTACCCAGCCAGCTACAAATGAGGTCTATCTGGTGTGGGATGATGAAGCAATGTCAATG GAAGAAAGAAGGTTGTCGTTGCCCAAGTATCAGGTGCATGATGAAACTAGCCAG CAAAACTAG